The proteins below come from a single Streptomyces spongiicola genomic window:
- a CDS encoding regulator, with protein sequence MTASLTPAELRNAFALLSSPGLIRLITEIDDNGPIPPRRLAGTLPDLSAHHLRRTTHVGRAHGLVRVAPGAGLALTEAGSELADFYDATARWARRHAYPAAVCSFTTRLQHSLSLLAVALVADRADGSHRPAGEGTPTIEAEAGLFNPRALLVQWLDANPQVTVGLEAELVA encoded by the coding sequence ATGACCGCCTCCCTCACTCCGGCCGAACTCCGCAACGCCTTCGCCCTGCTGTCCTCGCCGGGCCTGATCCGGCTGATCACCGAGATCGACGACAACGGGCCGATCCCGCCGAGAAGGCTCGCCGGCACCCTGCCCGACCTCTCGGCGCACCACCTTCGCCGAACCACCCACGTCGGCCGCGCGCACGGTCTCGTCCGGGTCGCACCCGGCGCCGGCCTTGCCCTCACCGAGGCCGGCTCGGAGCTGGCCGACTTCTACGACGCCACCGCCCGCTGGGCCCGGCGCCACGCCTACCCGGCCGCCGTCTGCAGCTTCACCACCCGCCTCCAGCACTCCCTCAGCCTCCTGGCCGTCGCACTCGTCGCCGACCGCGCCGATGGCTCCCACCGTCCAGCAGGCGAGGGCACGCCCACCATCGAGGCCGAGGCGGGTCTGTTCAACCCGCGCGCTCTGCTGGTCCAGTGGCTGGACGCCAACCCGCAGGTCACCGTGGGCCTTGAAGCAGAGCTGGTCGCGTGA
- a CDS encoding MFS transporter, translating into MSGGVTPRHAQHTAGLLRSIYLPRTVDALAFAMSTYGIPLLVLVTTRSAALTGLAFALEWVPRLAAFGWAGGIVDRRGASVVFFLASLGRALVVAAGAILLYLHPSGAVASVTVMALAAVTGVLTEFSYIAAETAGAAAGRRAGGQAHRVQAVLLGIDQTATLAGPALAGLLLLAGPPQMLAVITVFSLLAALLALCTPPSPIPPARAAKGNTGAGLLTGWRTIRSLPALGWLVTGLTLSNLAIGFLQAAGPVIVVNHYRQSATAVGLVWSAAAGATLLSVTLCRFAIDRLGLWPVGAACAAFASLATLAAAQAPDYLSYLVLVAVLMAAEGGMTVVLRTLRSRLIPPEKFGSTLSVTILILLLPFPVAGVLTAITPPDALGHVITACAVLQALGLIPAFARLRTDPALRT; encoded by the coding sequence GTGAGCGGAGGCGTCACCCCCCGGCACGCCCAGCACACCGCGGGACTGCTGCGCAGCATCTACCTGCCGCGCACGGTGGACGCCCTCGCGTTCGCCATGTCCACCTACGGCATCCCGCTCCTGGTGCTGGTCACCACGCGCTCCGCGGCGTTGACGGGCCTGGCGTTCGCCCTGGAGTGGGTGCCCAGGTTGGCAGCATTCGGGTGGGCCGGCGGGATTGTTGACCGGCGCGGGGCATCAGTCGTCTTCTTCCTCGCCTCCCTCGGCCGCGCGCTGGTCGTCGCCGCCGGCGCGATCCTTCTGTACCTCCACCCGTCCGGCGCCGTGGCGAGCGTGACGGTGATGGCGCTCGCCGCCGTGACCGGGGTGCTCACCGAGTTCAGTTACATCGCGGCCGAGACCGCGGGCGCAGCCGCCGGCCGCCGAGCGGGTGGGCAGGCCCACCGTGTCCAGGCCGTGCTGCTCGGGATCGACCAGACCGCCACCCTGGCCGGCCCGGCATTGGCAGGTCTGCTGCTGCTCGCCGGACCTCCGCAGATGCTCGCGGTGATCACGGTGTTCTCGCTGCTCGCCGCGCTGCTCGCGCTGTGCACACCGCCGTCGCCGATCCCCCCGGCCCGCGCAGCGAAGGGCAACACGGGTGCGGGGCTGCTCACTGGGTGGCGGACCATTCGGTCTTTGCCCGCGCTCGGCTGGCTTGTGACCGGCCTGACCCTGTCCAACCTCGCCATCGGCTTCCTTCAGGCGGCCGGTCCGGTGATCGTCGTCAACCACTATCGGCAGTCGGCCACGGCTGTCGGTCTGGTCTGGTCTGCCGCTGCCGGAGCGACGCTCCTCAGCGTCACGCTCTGCCGGTTCGCGATCGACCGCCTGGGCCTGTGGCCGGTCGGTGCCGCCTGCGCCGCCTTCGCCTCGCTCGCCACCCTCGCCGCCGCACAGGCCCCCGACTACCTGTCCTACCTGGTCCTGGTTGCGGTCCTGATGGCCGCAGAGGGCGGCATGACGGTGGTCCTGCGCACACTGCGCTCCCGCCTGATCCCCCCGGAGAAGTTCGGCAGCACCTTGTCGGTGACCATCCTCATCCTCCTGCTGCCCTTCCCCGTCGCCGGCGTGCTCACCGCGATCACCCCGCCCGACGCGCTCGGCCACGTCATCACCGCGTGCGCCGTCCTGCAGGCCCTCGGACTGATCCCGGCCTTCGCCCGCCTGCGCACCGATCCCGCCCTGCGCACCTGA
- a CDS encoding ATP-grasp domain-containing protein, whose product MSARPLLLVVAPGDETYRGYCLEQVAAAYDVVLLTGTEPSWEKPYIVDHAVVDLHDDAALLAAGRALAARHELAGVVTWQEWHLVSTARLARALGLPANSIEVMRACRNKGTARALFARHGVPSAASMKARTLAEAGRATATIGFPAVIKPAAFAGSIGVIRIDRPEELPAAFEFASAGASQSREDTGVLVEEYLDGPEVSVECVTHRGATTAVAVTRKSLGPAPYFYETGHTVDATDPLLAQVAPVAAAAVKALGITDGAQHVEMRLVGGRPRLIEVNARIGGDLIGHLVRLATGIDLPKAAADLACGRTPDLTPTHRQAAGIRMLYPAASGTLTQRQVNQPYAAHTPWLRQVQWMRHVGDLLLLPPKGDLFTARAGFYIVTGRDTAEVNERLEMAAEEITVTTRAER is encoded by the coding sequence TTGTCCGCTCGCCCCCTCCTGCTCGTCGTCGCTCCCGGCGATGAGACCTATCGCGGCTACTGCCTTGAGCAGGTGGCCGCCGCATACGACGTCGTCCTGCTGACGGGCACCGAGCCGTCATGGGAGAAGCCGTACATCGTCGACCACGCCGTCGTCGACCTCCACGACGACGCCGCGCTGCTCGCCGCGGGCCGGGCTCTGGCGGCACGCCACGAACTCGCCGGCGTTGTCACCTGGCAGGAGTGGCACCTCGTCTCCACCGCCCGCCTTGCCCGCGCGCTCGGTCTGCCCGCGAACTCCATCGAGGTGATGCGGGCCTGCCGCAACAAGGGCACCGCCCGTGCGCTGTTCGCCCGCCACGGGGTGCCGTCGGCCGCCTCGATGAAGGCCCGCACCCTGGCGGAGGCCGGACGGGCGACGGCGACCATAGGCTTCCCCGCCGTCATCAAGCCCGCCGCGTTCGCCGGCAGCATTGGCGTGATCCGCATCGACCGCCCCGAGGAACTGCCCGCCGCATTCGAGTTCGCCTCCGCCGGAGCGAGCCAGAGCCGCGAGGACACCGGTGTCCTGGTTGAGGAGTACCTCGATGGCCCGGAAGTCTCCGTTGAGTGCGTCACCCACCGCGGTGCAACCACTGCCGTCGCCGTGACCCGCAAGAGCCTCGGGCCCGCCCCGTACTTCTACGAGACCGGGCACACCGTCGATGCCACCGACCCGCTTCTCGCACAAGTCGCCCCGGTGGCCGCCGCCGCGGTCAAAGCCCTGGGGATCACCGACGGCGCGCAGCACGTCGAGATGCGCCTGGTCGGCGGCCGGCCCCGGCTGATCGAGGTCAACGCGCGCATCGGCGGCGACTTGATCGGCCACCTCGTTCGTCTCGCCACCGGCATCGACCTGCCGAAGGCCGCCGCCGATCTCGCCTGCGGCCGAACCCCGGACCTCACCCCCACTCACCGCCAGGCCGCAGGCATCCGCATGCTCTACCCGGCCGCCTCCGGCACGCTTACGCAGCGGCAGGTCAACCAGCCGTACGCCGCCCACACCCCGTGGCTGCGGCAGGTGCAGTGGATGCGACACGTCGGCGACCTGCTCCTCCTCCCTCCCAAGGGTGACCTGTTCACCGCCCGCGCCGGGTTCTACATCGTCACCGGCCGCGACACCGCCGAGGTCAATGAGCGCCTCGAGATGGCCGCCGAAGAGATCACCGTGACCACGCGGGCGGAACGATGA